A region of Larimichthys crocea isolate SSNF chromosome X, L_crocea_2.0, whole genome shotgun sequence DNA encodes the following proteins:
- the cep290 gene encoding centrosomal protein of 290 kDa isoform X3, which produces MIFKKKWEWSHNSESGIPLVEASFSRDRITSGAKTEEWEVENKSPKNINQVLRLFQAILQIKERELILSNNFLEKTGEKQAKVEKELHAKMARLEQECKQSGTGPDSRFLRDEIRYFETQLEQREKELTHLKKEMGKEKKTNMELFEQVHKAEEEVKNLKKEIQKLKNENEQLKQDLQFYYGELEQNKPAASRDENAETQRKLNLVNRQLYQCLEDLQRVEDENLHLKTQNEHMQESLEESVKEMEKMTDEYNKMKIVVQQTDSIMDQLRKERDHAKLQVRELTDKIHSMTEEDDPIMAAVNAKVEEWKRVLSGKDDEILVYQQMIRDLREKLRSAQLDLDKSNIIALQQAVQERDNQIKMLSEQVEQYTGEMEKHTMLIEDLKTTTKKDRGLPSIVQQRKMEELKSKLEAAENRAKEAEEVVKLAEAHAEEKDKALIEASNRLSQYESGTYGLKEAILEIKECKNQIRVRDCEAEAMTKEINQLEMRINDLMDENEDFREKLGLEPKQEVDLTEFRRTKDLRQRQYKAENQVLTKEIERLEEERLELKKQIRRMVKERGIPQSSLLLDEDAGLSRTRQLTFEQSSTSTNEEIQRKNEYLEKELNKKKRELELHKTQFQVKLEELSKVKRDLEAALKDVLQAMRMNQESTPSNTVINIPRLERLAHTLDFNMSEQSESSLPLKSQIHQLVGRNEELRQELKLAREEATSSFSQLARAKEKVNQMESELELLRKSGSSGAIVRPLTLPEGLGPSSTEVISSLNEYAVRLLQELKNKEEKSKKLVGMVEEYKEKFSVISHQQGLLYKEYLSEKEEWQKKKESFKEMKDKLEEQNQTDAVKIQEFKELLDNLEKDPDEIRRQLSEAWRKMTLLKVNEKKLTRRYVTLLEQEQHLRKENSKLRDESIEMEASVTQRIGYLQRYKEMAGYKIAALQKALDDSVPSSDLEKANRQYTELTVKYRDMLQRDGCLIQRTTNLEHLESENESLRHQISAMTKELEITKEKLNTLEQAWGNISATGGESGMDKADKALVNNEMVSAARRITTLEMKELNERQRAEHAHKMYEQIRNSLKQVEERNFDLESKFAELTKMNVEAQRVERELRDELADSISKAMSDADRARIVELEKAEAELRIEVSRLQEVSDVAMMQASALQARQQSKEKEVESLRRQIMDYQSQSDEKALIAKLHQHIVALQRSESAALAKLEATTSHIQQLEADKLRAEQRLDASECTLFLARQEGRNRAKHLRQTIQSLRRQFAGALPLPQQEKFSVAIASLQEDRAKAQEEKRKAEEERRRAEARTEELELRLRGLEELISTLKDVKGAQKVTEWHKKMEEARLQELRKGRELVVQKEEIRYLKNLVKEQERSIRSLEEDIVQQNTIQDEHQLAWDQREVELERQLDQYEKHQNEILNGAEKYDSTGSLPDPSLPLAHQLEFALGKIRQHARTILDTQATCKSLDERLKEKEAALWKAEQNIVSRDKVINELRLRLPAAANRERLLADVAKHEEGQSDSQPALKLAHQTIKDLQGRLDKKEDVLKKYQNQLTQARQDQEDMIKRHQEELKVLHQKLDLHTDTSLDRFKQTAMELMKKPTIRVPTTKHLERLAELEQTVAEQDLSLSSLTEKLNLTMTELERQRIAMETQAKKHTNEISKLEEYHAAQVKSLTAETENQSSQMAQMEKEMNYLQTELAAQKESNVRSPSNTMKNLVERLKAQLTQKEKQLKALSKALLELRAEMTSAAEQQVIASAAQKEESLNVQMVVDRHTKDLKARVQELNEELQAAKESAKAARGRENTLKEEVDSLNQDLQRSQKTQRRLQAEKEEREQEVQELKQEVKRLSSALQNQPEPDGKGPSVENLQKKIRRLECDLEKRTEVKNVKDDHGKTRDEVVRWEEGKKWQAKMEKMKNSLKEKERENESLSKQLSTLKDLYARLEQERSALQKKLKARGVTADQVFGVRSTEMEKEMEELKRKNSDLELQIFTMKQYQALPRDEAMETLTTRNRYLEERLHCLENQILPSRPSTSGRGTGTPSQRDQDLQKENLKLASENLEQRFQLEQTSKDLPKLKNQVADLKEMCSVLKKEKAELEKKLAHIRGAGHSGKTVPELEKTIGLMKKVVERVQRENEALKKSSAPVNRDKISALEQENAKIKTDYEKLKSENEAELSSKLETKTKGLEKIVMENERLRKEIKREVEAAERLRVTKTSLEVTNEKLEAELEETKQKLLAALSRPITEGADSKTWKASVVTRMFENKMKELEKEVSQKTLRVSELKQQLKDVNEREEKSQISFRQLEDQVDMLKRFPTTAKTGEGPTKEFQALRLMISELEKENRELKQRLTEYSERYGETSSKQDHGKLKNRLEAAETEKTKLQTEVKKLKKELESFDPTFFEEIEDLKYNYNVEVKKNILLEEQLKKVCHQFGVKAELPNVSIS; this is translated from the exons AAACTTACACCTGAAGACACAGAATGAGCACATGCAGGAAAGTCTGGAGGAGTCAgtgaaagagatggagaagatgaCGGACGAGTACAACAAGATGAAGATTGTAGTACAGCAGACTGACTCCATTATGGACCAGCTCAGGAAAGAGAGGGATCACGCAAAACTACAA GTCAGAGAGTTAACAGATAAGATTCATAGCATGACTGAAGAGGATGATCCAATCATGGCAGCAGTCAATGCCAAAGTGGAAGAGTGGAAG AGAGTGCTCTCTGGGAAGGACGATGAAATTTTGGTGTACCAGCAGATGATTCGTGACCTGAGGGAAAAGCTGCGTTCAGCCCAGTTGGACTTGGACAAGAGCAACATTATTGCTTTGCAGCAG GCCGTCCAGGAAAGAGATAATCAAATCAAGATGCTGAGTGAGCAGGTGGAGCAGTATACAGGGGAAATGGAGAAGCACACCATGCTCATTGAAGACCTAAAGACGACCACGAAGAAAGACAGAG gCCTACCATCAATTGTACAGCAGAGAAAGATGGAAGAACTGAAGTCCAAGCTGGAAGCTGCAGAGAACAGAGCAAAGGAAGCAGAAGAGGTGGTAAAGCTTGCTGAAGCTCATGCTGAGGAAAAAGACAAGGCACTCATTGAGGCTTCAAACCGCTTGAGCCAGTACGAGTCT GGCACTTATGGCCTGAAAGAAGCCATCCTGGAGATCAAAGAGTGTAAAAATCAAATTAGAGTGAGAGACTGTGAGGCAGAGGCCATGACCAAAGAGATCAACCAGCTTGAGATGAGAATCAATGACCTCATGGACGAAAATGAGGATTTCCGAGAAAAACTAG GTCTGGAACCAAAGCAGGAAGTGGATCTGACAGAGTTCAGGCGAACCAAAGATCTGAGACAACGGCAGTACAAAGCAGAAAACCAAGTCCTCACCAAAGAG ATCGAACGTCTTGAAGAAGAGCGACTGGAGCTTAAGAAACAAATCAGACGCATGGTGAAGGAAAGAG GGATTCCACAGTCAAGCTTGCTTTTGGATGAGGATGCTGGGCTCAGCAGGACCAGACAGCTGACATTTGAACAAAGCAGCACTTCCACCAATGAAGAGATTCAACGCAAA AATGAATACCTGGAAAAagaactgaacaaaaaaaagagagagcttGAACTTCACAAGACCCAGTTTCAAGTCAAAT TGGAGGAGCTGTCAAAAGTGAAAAGAGACCTGGAGGCTGCACTGAAAGACGTCCTTCAAGCCATGAGGATGAATCAAGAGAGCACGCCTTCTAACACTGTCATCAATATACCCAGACTGGAAAGACTGGCTCAT ACTTTAGATTTCAACATGAGTGAGCAGTCTGAGTCATCACTGCCCCTCAAGTCTCAAATACATCAGTTGGTGGGGAGAAATGAAGAACTAAGGCAGGAGTTGAAATTGGCCCGGGAGGAAGCAACCAGCAGCTTCAGTCAGCTTGCCAGAGCCAAAGAAAAG GTGAACCAAATGGAAAGTGAATTGGAACTGCTCAGGAAGTCGGGCAGCAGTGGAGCTATCGTCCGTCCGCTGACCCTGCCCGAGGGCCTGGGGCCCAGCAGCACTGAGGTTATCAGTTCACTCAATGAATATGCTGTTCGACTTCTACAG gagctgaaaaacaaagaggaaaaaagcaaGAAACTCGTAGGAATGGTGGAGGAGTACAAAGAGAAGTTTTCTGTTATTAGCCACCAACAGGGACTCCTCTATAAAGAATACCTAAG TGAGAAAGAAGAGTggcaaaagaagaaagagtcaTTTAAAGAGATGAAGGACAAACTGGAGGAGCAAAACCAGACGGACGCTGTTAAAATCCAAGAGTTCAAA GAGCTGCTTGACAACCTTGAGAAGGACCCAGACGAGATCAGGAGACAGCTGAGTGAAGCTTGGCGCAAGATGACGCTACTGAAGGTTAATGAGAAGAAACTCACACGGCGCTACGTCACTCTGCTGGAGCAAGAACAACACCTCCGCAAGGAGAACAGCAAGCTGAGGGACGAGAGCATCGAAATGGAGGCCTCTGTCACCCAGAGGATAGGCTACCTCCAGAGATACAAG gAAATGGCTGGATACAAGATAGCAGCACTGCAGAAGGCCTTGGATGATAGTGTCCCCTCATCAGACCTGGAGAAGGCTAACAGACAGTACACAGAGCTAACAGTCAAGTATAGAGATATGCTACAGAGGGACGGCTGTCTCATACAGAGAACCACCAACCTGGAACACTTAGAG AGTGAGAATGAGTCACTTCGGCATCAAATCTCTGCCATGACTAAAGAACTGGAGATCACAAAAGAGAAACTGAATACTTTAGAACAAGCATGGGGCAACATCAGTGCAACTG gaGGTGAAAGTGGCATGGATAAGGCAGACAAGGCATTGGTCAACAATGAGATGGTATCAGCTGCTAGGCGGATCACCACGCTCGAGATGAAGGAGCTGAACGAGAGGCAGAGAGCTGAGCACGCCCACAAAATGTACGAACAAATCAGGAACTCCCTCAAGCAGGTGGAAGAACGGAACTTTGACCTGGAGTCCAAGTTTGCAGAG TTGACCAAGATGAATGTGGAGGCCCAGCGGGTGGAGCGGGAGCTCAGGGATGAGCTGGCAGACAGTATCAGCAAAGCTATGAGTGATGCTGACAGAGCCAGGATCGTGGAACTGGAGAAGGCGGAGGCTGAGCTTCGCATCGAGGTTTCTAG GCTTCAAGAGGTGTCTGACGTGGCCATGATGCAGGCATCTGCACTACAGGCAAGGCAACAGTCCAAAGAGAAGGAAGTAGAGTCTTTAAGGAGACAAATAATGGACTATCAG TCACAGTCAGATGAGAAGGCCCTTATTGCAAAGCTCCACCAGCACATTGTAGCTCTGCAGCGCAGCGAGTCAGCTGCGTTGGCGAAGCTGGAGGCCACCACCTCTCACATCCAACAGCTAGAAGCCGACAAGCTACGTGCTGAACAGCGGCTGGACGCCAGTGAGTGCACTCTGTTCCTCGCCCGCCAGGAAGGCAGAAATCGCGCCAAACACCTACGGCAGACCATTCAGTCACTACGTAGGCAGTTTGCCGGAGCTCTGCCTCTTCCCCAGCAGGAAAAATTCTCTGTGGCAATAGCAAGCCTTCAGGAGGACAGAGCAAAGGcccaggaggagaagaggaaggctgaggaggagaggaggagggcagaggCTAGGACAGAGGAGCTGGAACTGAGACTTCGTGGCCTGGAGGAGCTCATCTCAACACTGAAGGATGTGAAAGGAGCGCAGAAG GTGACTGAGTGGCACAAGAAGATGGAAGAAGCTCGTCTGCAGGAGCTGAGAAAGGGCAGAGAGCTGGTGGTCCAGAAGGAGGAGATCAGGTACCTGAAAAACCTGGTGAAAGAGCAGGAACGAAGCATCCGCTCGCTTGAAGAGGACATTGTGCAGCAAAACACG ATTCAAGATGAACACCAGCTTGCATGGGATCAGCgagaggtggagctggagcGCCAACTGGACCAGTACGAGAAGCACCAGAATGAAATTCTAAATGGTGCTGAGAAG TATGATAGTACAGGATCCCTTCCAGACCCAAGTCTACCTCTTGCTCATCAGTTAGAGTTTGCCTTGGGTAAAATCAGACAGCATGCCCGCACCATCTTGGACACTCAGGCCACCTGCAAAAGTTTGGATGAG AGgttaaaagagaaagaggcagcTCTGTGGAAGGCGGAGCAGAACATCGTGTCCAGGGATAAAGTGATCAATGAGCTGCGTCTTCGGCTCCCAGCTGCTGCCAACAGAGAACGCCTGCTAGCAGACGTGGCCAAGCATGAAGAAGGCCAATCAGACAGCCAGCCTGCCCTCAAGCTGGCTCACCAGACAATCAAAGACCTCCAGGGTCGACTTGACAAAAAAGAAGATGTGCTGAAGAAATACCAGAACCAGTTGACTCAAGCCAGACAG GATCAAGAGGACATGATAAAGAGACACCAGGAGGAGCTGAAAGTGCTGCATCAGAAATTGGACTTGCACACAGACACTTCTCTGGACCGCTTTAAACAGACAGCAATG GAACTGATGAAGAAGCCCACCATCAGGGTTCCAACCACCAAACATCTGGAGCGTCTTGCTGAGTTGGAGCAGACTGTGGCTGAACAGGACCTCTCGCTCTCCTCCCTCACAGAGAAGCTGAATCTGACCATGACTGagctggagagacagaggatCGCCATGGAAACACAGGCTAAGAAACACACCAACGAGATTTCAAA GTTGGAGGAGTATCATGCTGCCCAGGTGAAATCTCTGACTGCTGAGACAGAGAATCAGAGCAGCCAGATGGCCCAGATGGAGAAGGAGATGAACTACCTCCAAACTGAGCTGGCAGCCCAGAAGGAATCCAACGTCCGCTCCCCGAGCAACACCATGAAGAATCTGGTTGAACGACTGAAAGCACAGCTCACccagaaagagaaacagctcaag GCTCTCAGTAAGGCTCTGCTGGAGCTGCGGGCAGAGATGACGTCTGCTGCAGAGCAGCAAGTCATAGCCAGCGCTGCACAAAAAGAGGAGAGTCTCAATGTACAGATGGTGGTTGACAGACACACCAAAGACCTGAAG GCGCGTGTGCAAGAACTCAATGAAGAACTTCAAGCTGCAAAGGAGTCTGCTAAAGCAGCCAGAGGCCGGGAGAACACCCTGAAAGAGGAAGTGGACAGCCTGAACCAGGACCTCCAGAGGAGTCAAAAAACCCAGAGACGCCTGCAGGctgaaaaggaggagagagagcaggaagtcCAGGAGCTGAAGCAGGAAGTCAAGAGGCTCAGCAGTGCCCTTCAG AATCAACCAGAACCAGATGGGAAGGGGCCGAGTGTCGAGAATCTGCAGAAGAAGATCAGGAGGCTGGAGTGTGACTTGGAGAAAAGAACAGAAgtgaaaaatgttaaagatgATCATGGAAAG ACCAGAGATGAAGTTGTGCGTTGGGAGGAGGGTAAGAAGTGGCAGGCCAAGATGGAAAAGATGAAGAATTCACTAAAGGAGAAGGAACGAGAAAATGAGTCTCTGTCGAAACAGCTCAGCACACTTAAAGATCTCTATGCCAG actggagcaggagaggagtgCACTGCAGAAGAAGCTGAAGGCTCGAGGTGTGACTGCTGATCAAGTGTTTGGAGTGCGATCCACTGAaatggagaaagagatggaggagctgaagaggaagaacTCAGACCTGGAGTTACAGATCTTCACCATGAA ACAGTACCAGGCTTTACCTCGTGATGAGGCCATGGAAACGCTGACCACGAGGAACCGCTACCTGGAGGAGAGACTCCACTGCTTGGAGAACCAGATACTTCCATCGAGACCCTCT ACTTCAGGACGAGGCACTGGCACTCCCTCACAGAGAGACCAGGACCTCCAAAAAGAAAACCTCAAGCTGGCCTCTGAGAACCTGGAGCAGCGCTTTCAGCTGGAGCAGACCAGCAAAGATCTGCCAAAACTCAAG aaTCAAGTTGCAGACCTGAAGGAGATGTGCAGCGTGTTGAAGAAGGAAAAGGCAGAGCTGGAGAAAAAGTTGGCACATATACGTGGA GCAGGTCACAGTGGTAAAACAGTACCTGAACTCGAGAAGACCATTGGGTTGATGAAGAAAGTGGTGGAGAGGGTGCAGAGGGAAAATGAGGCACTGAAGAAATCCAGCGCACCTGTCAATCGAGACAAGATATCTGCCTTGGAgcaagaaaatgcaaaaataaag ACTGACTATGAGAAACTGAAGAGTGAAAATGAAGCAGAGCTGAGCTCCAAACttgaaactaaaactaaagGACTGGAGAAAATAGTCATGGAAAATGAACGTCTGCGCAAGGAGATCAAAAGG gaagtggaagCCGCAGAAAGGCTGCGAGTGACCAAGACGAGTCTGGAGGTGACCAACGAGAAGCTTGAGGCAGAGCTGGAAGAGACCAAGCAAAAACTGCTGGCAGCTCTATCCAGACCCATCACTGAAGGAGCAGACAGCAAGACCTGGAAGGCTTCAGTGGTGACAAG AATGTTCGAGAACAAAatgaaggagctggagaaggaaGTGTCCCAGAAGACCTTGAGGGTGTCTGAGCTCAAACAACAGCTGAAGGACGTGAACGAGCGGGAGGAGAAATCTCAGATAAGCTTCCGGCAGCTTGAAGATCAG GTTGACATGCTGAAAAGATTTCCAACCACAGCAAAGACTGGAGAAGGACCCACCAAAGAGTTCCAAGCACTGAG ATTAATGATCAGTGAGCTGGAGAAGGAGAACAGAGAACTTAAACAAAGGCTGACCGAGTACAGCGAGCGATACGGTGAAACATCCTCTAAACAAG ATCACGGGAAGCTCAAAAATCGTCTGGAGGCAGCCGAGACGGAGAAAACCAAACTTCAAACTGAGGTTAAGAAGCTGAAGAAAGAACTGGAGAGCTTTGACCCGACATTTTTTGAAGAGATCGAAGATTTAAAGTATAACTACAATGTAGAGGTGAAGAAGAACATTCTGCTGGAAGAGCAGCTGAAGAAGGTGTGCCATCAGTTTGGCGTAAAGGCTGAACTGCCAAATGTGTCCATCAGTTAA